One genomic window of Pelecanus crispus isolate bPelCri1 chromosome 18, bPelCri1.pri, whole genome shotgun sequence includes the following:
- the CASC3 gene encoding protein CASC3 isoform X1: protein MADRRRQRASQDSEDDSDSAASDSADSAASAARSRSGSASGSGSGSPRPPHRPPRGAAGALSAGPRGRGAESSAGGGAKSAPESECESEDGIEGDAVLSDYESAEDSEAEEEDYSEEESAKAELKQDSNDSCESAAKAEKGDEKPDSKGAVTGERQSGDGQESTEPVENKVGKKVPKHLDDDEDRKNPAYIPRKGLFFEHDLRGQTQEEEVRPKGRQRKLWKDEGRWEHDKFREDEQAPKTRQELIALYGYDIRSAHNPDDIKPRRMRKPRFGSPPQRDPNWSNERPSKPPRHQGADSTSAPPRTFTNRSSAGTGRMPPPRNYPRMGGYKETRPSYRASETSVQHLSRNGEQAKQEGNYRAKRAEQTPPRDKSPEMEAAHVHSSPAKEEVALENQAMAADAAQPPPDRPIEKKSYSRARRTRIKAGDAGKLADEVPPSEGLTPVPPKPVQAETSPPPAKSSNWESPVESSLDGLEQEMTQMNLTEQNWTPGQSQFIQPRELRGIPNHMHVGTGPPPQFNRMEEMAVQGGRVKRYSSQRQRPPVPEPAPPMHISIMEGHYYDPLQFQGPIYTHSENPAPLPPQGMIVQPEMHLPHPGLHPHQTPAPMANPGLYPPPVSMPPGQPPPQQLLAPTYFSPPGVMNFGNPGYPYPPGALPPPPPPHLYSNTQAQSQVYGGVTYYNTVQQQVQPKPSPPRRTSQPVTIKPPPPEDSKGEKSKERSNT from the exons ATGGCGGaccggcggcggcagcgcgccTCGCAGGACAGCGAGGACGACTCGGACTCGGCCGCCTCCGACAGCGCCGATTCGGCCGCCAGCGCCGCCCGTTCCCGCTCGGGATCCGCCTCCGGTTCGGGCTCTGGTTCGCCCCGGCCGCCTCACCGCCCGCCGCGGGGTGCCGCCGGGGCCCTCAGCGCTGGGccgcggggccgtggggccgaGAGCtccgccggggggggggccaAGAGCGCGCCCGAGTCCGAGTGT gAAAGCGAGGATGGCATTGAAGGAGATG CTGTACTCTCAGATTACGAAAGCGCAGAAGACTCAGAG gcagaggaagaggattACAGCGAGGAAGAAAGTGCCAAAGCGGAACTGAAGCAGGATAGTAATGATTCCTGTGAGTCAGCggcaaaagcagagaaaggggaTGAAAAACCTGACTCCAAAGGTGCTGTAACTGGTGAGAGGCAAAGCGGGGATGGGCAG GAGAGCACTGAGCCTGTTGAGAATAAAGTTGGGAAAAAAGTTCCCAAGCACCTGGACGATGACGAGGATCGGAAAAACCCGGCTTACATCCCACGCAAAGGGCTTTTCTTTGAGCATGACCTCCGAGGGCAGacgcaggaggaggaggtcag GCCGAAGGGTCGTCAGCGGAAGCTGTGGAAGGATGAGGGCCGCTGGGAGCACGACAAATTCCGGGAGGACGAGCAGGCCCCCAAGACCAGGCAGGAGCTGATTGCGCTTTATGGCTATGACATCAGGTCAGCTCACAACCCTGACGACATCAAGCCGAGGAGGATGCGCAAACCAAG GTTTGGGAGTCCTCCTCAGCGAGACCCAAACTGGTCCAACGAGAGGCCAAGTAAGCCCCCAAGGCACCAAGGTGCAGACAGCACTTCGGCTCCCCCGCGAACATTCACCAACAGGAGCTCCGCAGGTACAGGGAGGATGCCCCCACCTAGGAACTACCCAAGGATGGGGGGCTACAAAGAGACCCGTCCAAGCTACCGAGCTTCGGAAACAAGCGTCCAGCATCTGTCTCGTAACGGCGAGCAAGCAAAACAGGAGGGCAACTATCGAGCAAAGCGTGCGGAGCAAACCCCACCACGAGACAAGTCACCCGAGATGGAAGCAGCACACGTCCACAGCAGCCCTGCAAAGGAGGAGGTTGCTTTGGAAAACCAAGCCATGGCTGCCGATGCTGCACAGCCACCACCAGACAGACCAATTGAAAAGAAGTCTTATTCCCGGGCAAGAAGGACCAGAATCAAAGCTGGGGATGCAGGGAAGCTGGCAGATGAAGTGCCGCCTTCGGAAGGGCTGACTCCTGTGCCTCCAAAACCTGTGCAAGCCGAGACATCCCCCCCACCAGCCAAAAGCAGTAACTGGGAGTCGCCAGTAGAATCCAGCTTGGATGGACTCGAGCAAGAGATGACCCAAATGAATCTCACTGAGCAGAACTGGACTCCAGGGCAGTCTCAGTTCATACAGCCCCGGGAGCTGAGGG GTATTCCTAACCATATGCACGTGGGAACTGGGCCACCGCCTCAGTTTAACAGGATGGAGGAAATG GCGGTGCAGGGGGGCCGCGTGAAACGCTACTCGTCGCAGCGGCAGAGACCGCCGGTGCcggagcctgccccccccatGCACATCAGCATCATGGAAGGGCACTACTACGACCCAC TACAATTCCAGGGACCAATCTACACCCACAGTGAGAacccagccccgctgccgccccaaGGGATGATCGTACAGCCAGAAATGCACCTCCCTCATCCAG GTTTACATCCCCACCAGACACCAGCCCCCATGGCAAACCCCGGGCTGTACCCTCCGCCAGTCTCCATGCCGCCGGGCCAGCCCCCACCGCAGCAGCTGCTTGCACCGACTTACTTCTCCCCTCCTGGAGTCATGAATTTTGGGAATCCTGGCTACCCCTACCCCCCAGGAGCACTAccccctccgcctcctcctcaTCTCTATTCCAACACGCAG GCCCAGTCCCAGGTGTACGGAGGGGTCACGTACTACAACACTGTCCAGCAGCAAGTGCAGCCCAAGCCTTCTCCACCTCGAAGGACATCCCAGCCTGTGACTATCAAGCCACCGCCTCCTGAG gaCAGCAAAGGTGAAAAGTCAAAGGAGAGGAGCAACACGTAG
- the CASC3 gene encoding protein CASC3 isoform X3, producing the protein MADRRRQRASQDSEDDSDSAASDSADSAASAARSRSGSASGSGSGSPRPPHRPPRGAAGALSAGPRGRGAESSAGGGAKSAPESECESEDGIEGDAVLSDYESAEDSEAEEEDYSEEESAKAELKQDSNDSCESAAKAEKGDEKPDSKGAVTGERQSGDGQESTEPVENKVGKKVPKHLDDDEDRKNPAYIPRKGLFFEHDLRGQTQEEEVRPKGRQRKLWKDEGRWEHDKFREDEQAPKTRQELIALYGYDIRSAHNPDDIKPRRMRKPRFGSPPQRDPNWSNERPSKPPRHQGADSTSAPPRTFTNRSSAGTGRMPPPRNYPRMGGYKETRPSYRASETSVQHLSRNGEQAKQEGNYRAKRAEQTPPRDKSPEMEAAHVHSSPAKEEVALENQAMAADAAQPPPDRPIEKKSYSRARRTRIKAGDAGKLADEVPPSEGLTPVPPKPVQAETSPPPAKSSNWESPVESSLDGLEQEMTQMNLTEQNWTPGQSQFIQPRELRGIPNHMHVGTGPPPQFNRMEEMAVQGGRVKRYSSQRQRPPVPEPAPPMHISIMEGHYYDPLQFQGPIYTHSENPAPLPPQGMIVQPEMHLPHPGLHPHQTPAPMANPGLYPPPVSMPPGQPPPQQLLAPTYFSPPGVMNFGNPGYPYPPGALPPPPPPHLYSNTQAQSQVYGGVTYYNTVQQQVQPKPSPPRRTSQPVTIKPPPPEVVSRAPVNLSF; encoded by the exons ATGGCGGaccggcggcggcagcgcgccTCGCAGGACAGCGAGGACGACTCGGACTCGGCCGCCTCCGACAGCGCCGATTCGGCCGCCAGCGCCGCCCGTTCCCGCTCGGGATCCGCCTCCGGTTCGGGCTCTGGTTCGCCCCGGCCGCCTCACCGCCCGCCGCGGGGTGCCGCCGGGGCCCTCAGCGCTGGGccgcggggccgtggggccgaGAGCtccgccggggggggggccaAGAGCGCGCCCGAGTCCGAGTGT gAAAGCGAGGATGGCATTGAAGGAGATG CTGTACTCTCAGATTACGAAAGCGCAGAAGACTCAGAG gcagaggaagaggattACAGCGAGGAAGAAAGTGCCAAAGCGGAACTGAAGCAGGATAGTAATGATTCCTGTGAGTCAGCggcaaaagcagagaaaggggaTGAAAAACCTGACTCCAAAGGTGCTGTAACTGGTGAGAGGCAAAGCGGGGATGGGCAG GAGAGCACTGAGCCTGTTGAGAATAAAGTTGGGAAAAAAGTTCCCAAGCACCTGGACGATGACGAGGATCGGAAAAACCCGGCTTACATCCCACGCAAAGGGCTTTTCTTTGAGCATGACCTCCGAGGGCAGacgcaggaggaggaggtcag GCCGAAGGGTCGTCAGCGGAAGCTGTGGAAGGATGAGGGCCGCTGGGAGCACGACAAATTCCGGGAGGACGAGCAGGCCCCCAAGACCAGGCAGGAGCTGATTGCGCTTTATGGCTATGACATCAGGTCAGCTCACAACCCTGACGACATCAAGCCGAGGAGGATGCGCAAACCAAG GTTTGGGAGTCCTCCTCAGCGAGACCCAAACTGGTCCAACGAGAGGCCAAGTAAGCCCCCAAGGCACCAAGGTGCAGACAGCACTTCGGCTCCCCCGCGAACATTCACCAACAGGAGCTCCGCAGGTACAGGGAGGATGCCCCCACCTAGGAACTACCCAAGGATGGGGGGCTACAAAGAGACCCGTCCAAGCTACCGAGCTTCGGAAACAAGCGTCCAGCATCTGTCTCGTAACGGCGAGCAAGCAAAACAGGAGGGCAACTATCGAGCAAAGCGTGCGGAGCAAACCCCACCACGAGACAAGTCACCCGAGATGGAAGCAGCACACGTCCACAGCAGCCCTGCAAAGGAGGAGGTTGCTTTGGAAAACCAAGCCATGGCTGCCGATGCTGCACAGCCACCACCAGACAGACCAATTGAAAAGAAGTCTTATTCCCGGGCAAGAAGGACCAGAATCAAAGCTGGGGATGCAGGGAAGCTGGCAGATGAAGTGCCGCCTTCGGAAGGGCTGACTCCTGTGCCTCCAAAACCTGTGCAAGCCGAGACATCCCCCCCACCAGCCAAAAGCAGTAACTGGGAGTCGCCAGTAGAATCCAGCTTGGATGGACTCGAGCAAGAGATGACCCAAATGAATCTCACTGAGCAGAACTGGACTCCAGGGCAGTCTCAGTTCATACAGCCCCGGGAGCTGAGGG GTATTCCTAACCATATGCACGTGGGAACTGGGCCACCGCCTCAGTTTAACAGGATGGAGGAAATG GCGGTGCAGGGGGGCCGCGTGAAACGCTACTCGTCGCAGCGGCAGAGACCGCCGGTGCcggagcctgccccccccatGCACATCAGCATCATGGAAGGGCACTACTACGACCCAC TACAATTCCAGGGACCAATCTACACCCACAGTGAGAacccagccccgctgccgccccaaGGGATGATCGTACAGCCAGAAATGCACCTCCCTCATCCAG GTTTACATCCCCACCAGACACCAGCCCCCATGGCAAACCCCGGGCTGTACCCTCCGCCAGTCTCCATGCCGCCGGGCCAGCCCCCACCGCAGCAGCTGCTTGCACCGACTTACTTCTCCCCTCCTGGAGTCATGAATTTTGGGAATCCTGGCTACCCCTACCCCCCAGGAGCACTAccccctccgcctcctcctcaTCTCTATTCCAACACGCAG GCCCAGTCCCAGGTGTACGGAGGGGTCACGTACTACAACACTGTCCAGCAGCAAGTGCAGCCCAAGCCTTCTCCACCTCGAAGGACATCCCAGCCTGTGACTATCAAGCCACCGCCTCCTGAG GTGGTAAGCAGGGCTCCAGTTAATTTGAGTTTCTAA
- the CASC3 gene encoding protein CASC3 isoform X2 yields the protein MADRRRQRASQDSEDDSDSAASDSADSAASAARSRSGSASGSGSGSPRPPHRPPRGAAGALSAGPRGRGAESSAGGGAKSAPESECESEDGIEGDAVLSDYESAEDSEAEEEDYSEEESAKAELKQDSNDSCESAAKAEKGDEKPDSKGAVTGERQSGDGQESTEPVENKVGKKVPKHLDDDEDRKNPAYIPRKGLFFEHDLRGQTQEEEVRPKGRQRKLWKDEGRWEHDKFREDEQAPKTRQELIALYGYDIRSAHNPDDIKPRRMRKPRFGSPPQRDPNWSNERPSKPPRHQGADSTSAPPRTFTNRSSAGTGRMPPPRNYPRMGGYKETRPSYRASETSVQHLSRNGEQAKQEGNYRAKRAEQTPPRDKSPEMEAAHVHSSPAKEEVALENQAMAADAAQPPPDRPIEKKSYSRARRTRIKAGDAGKLADEVPPSEGLTPVPPKPVQAETSPPPAKSSNWESPVESSLDGLEQEMTQMNLTEQNWTPGQSQFIQPRELRGIPNHMHVGTGPPPQFNRMEEMAVQGGRVKRYSSQRQRPPVPEPAPPMHISIMEGHYYDPLQFQGPIYTHSENPAPLPPQGMIVQPEMHLPHPGLHPHQTPAPMANPGLYPPPVSMPPGQPPPQQLLAPTYFSPPGVMNFGNPGYPYPPGALPPPPPPHLYSNTQAQSQVYGGVTYYNTVQQQVQPKPSPPRRTSQPVTIKPPPPELLVAGGKQGSS from the exons ATGGCGGaccggcggcggcagcgcgccTCGCAGGACAGCGAGGACGACTCGGACTCGGCCGCCTCCGACAGCGCCGATTCGGCCGCCAGCGCCGCCCGTTCCCGCTCGGGATCCGCCTCCGGTTCGGGCTCTGGTTCGCCCCGGCCGCCTCACCGCCCGCCGCGGGGTGCCGCCGGGGCCCTCAGCGCTGGGccgcggggccgtggggccgaGAGCtccgccggggggggggccaAGAGCGCGCCCGAGTCCGAGTGT gAAAGCGAGGATGGCATTGAAGGAGATG CTGTACTCTCAGATTACGAAAGCGCAGAAGACTCAGAG gcagaggaagaggattACAGCGAGGAAGAAAGTGCCAAAGCGGAACTGAAGCAGGATAGTAATGATTCCTGTGAGTCAGCggcaaaagcagagaaaggggaTGAAAAACCTGACTCCAAAGGTGCTGTAACTGGTGAGAGGCAAAGCGGGGATGGGCAG GAGAGCACTGAGCCTGTTGAGAATAAAGTTGGGAAAAAAGTTCCCAAGCACCTGGACGATGACGAGGATCGGAAAAACCCGGCTTACATCCCACGCAAAGGGCTTTTCTTTGAGCATGACCTCCGAGGGCAGacgcaggaggaggaggtcag GCCGAAGGGTCGTCAGCGGAAGCTGTGGAAGGATGAGGGCCGCTGGGAGCACGACAAATTCCGGGAGGACGAGCAGGCCCCCAAGACCAGGCAGGAGCTGATTGCGCTTTATGGCTATGACATCAGGTCAGCTCACAACCCTGACGACATCAAGCCGAGGAGGATGCGCAAACCAAG GTTTGGGAGTCCTCCTCAGCGAGACCCAAACTGGTCCAACGAGAGGCCAAGTAAGCCCCCAAGGCACCAAGGTGCAGACAGCACTTCGGCTCCCCCGCGAACATTCACCAACAGGAGCTCCGCAGGTACAGGGAGGATGCCCCCACCTAGGAACTACCCAAGGATGGGGGGCTACAAAGAGACCCGTCCAAGCTACCGAGCTTCGGAAACAAGCGTCCAGCATCTGTCTCGTAACGGCGAGCAAGCAAAACAGGAGGGCAACTATCGAGCAAAGCGTGCGGAGCAAACCCCACCACGAGACAAGTCACCCGAGATGGAAGCAGCACACGTCCACAGCAGCCCTGCAAAGGAGGAGGTTGCTTTGGAAAACCAAGCCATGGCTGCCGATGCTGCACAGCCACCACCAGACAGACCAATTGAAAAGAAGTCTTATTCCCGGGCAAGAAGGACCAGAATCAAAGCTGGGGATGCAGGGAAGCTGGCAGATGAAGTGCCGCCTTCGGAAGGGCTGACTCCTGTGCCTCCAAAACCTGTGCAAGCCGAGACATCCCCCCCACCAGCCAAAAGCAGTAACTGGGAGTCGCCAGTAGAATCCAGCTTGGATGGACTCGAGCAAGAGATGACCCAAATGAATCTCACTGAGCAGAACTGGACTCCAGGGCAGTCTCAGTTCATACAGCCCCGGGAGCTGAGGG GTATTCCTAACCATATGCACGTGGGAACTGGGCCACCGCCTCAGTTTAACAGGATGGAGGAAATG GCGGTGCAGGGGGGCCGCGTGAAACGCTACTCGTCGCAGCGGCAGAGACCGCCGGTGCcggagcctgccccccccatGCACATCAGCATCATGGAAGGGCACTACTACGACCCAC TACAATTCCAGGGACCAATCTACACCCACAGTGAGAacccagccccgctgccgccccaaGGGATGATCGTACAGCCAGAAATGCACCTCCCTCATCCAG GTTTACATCCCCACCAGACACCAGCCCCCATGGCAAACCCCGGGCTGTACCCTCCGCCAGTCTCCATGCCGCCGGGCCAGCCCCCACCGCAGCAGCTGCTTGCACCGACTTACTTCTCCCCTCCTGGAGTCATGAATTTTGGGAATCCTGGCTACCCCTACCCCCCAGGAGCACTAccccctccgcctcctcctcaTCTCTATTCCAACACGCAG GCCCAGTCCCAGGTGTACGGAGGGGTCACGTACTACAACACTGTCCAGCAGCAAGTGCAGCCCAAGCCTTCTCCACCTCGAAGGACATCCCAGCCTGTGACTATCAAGCCACCGCCTCCTGAG CTTCTCGTTGCAGGTGGTAAGCAGGGCTCCAGTTAA